The following nucleotide sequence is from Aspergillus luchuensis IFO 4308 DNA, chromosome 1, nearly complete sequence.
CGGTTGCGACGCGCCAACGCCCCTCGGTCGCTCCTGCGCTCGGGGGTAGCAGGCATGATGAGAGACAGGCTCGGCCAATCCGCTCCTTGCGACTATCACAAAGAAGCCAGGGGCAGATGGTGGGCAAGGAATGCAGTGAATGAGAAGCTCGCAAGATCAACGCTCCCCCCAGCAACAGAGCAACAAGCGCAACGACGAGCTCCGCCCGCGGTACCGCTGCGTTGCCTGATCGGGTTAGCCGGATACTGGCGTCATTCCAGTAATTCTTCCACTTTggcttcaacttctccctaTTCTGCTTATAAACTAGCTTTATATACCCGTCCATTCAAGTGGCAGTGTCTTAGCATCTAACTTCTAGAACATTTCTTATGCTAATATTCATTCTACAAGATACCGGGAAATACCAGGCGTTGTTGGCGCTTTATGAATGGGTGCCAGATGGTGAATTGTATATCAATCTGTTTTATAATCCACGTAGTGTCCTAGGAATAAAGAGGCTAAAAAATATGCACATCTAATCCTGGGCTTAACAATATTTCGCTTGATAATACTCAAAATAGCCGAATGCGAACGGCACGACACAATGAACAAAAAGAGTAACTTCATACGAGTATAAGGAGCGAATGAGACATAAGGCAAATTATTCATATCTCCGGGTATCATTCAGGCAGCCATGCCTGATCCATCTCTTCAGACTAATATGTGTCAACCAATTCAACCATTTGAGTCCTTTGAATCATGTATCGTGATAGTTGCATAATATTCCTATTACAGGGCATGCCGGATACCCTATGCTCAAcgaccactcccaccactcTCCAGAAGATAATCAACGGACCAGAGTCTCTCCCAGGGCCGGTATCTGGGAGTCGAGCGGCGGGCCGAGTGCATAGATGAAGCGTCGAGATTATCAACACGCGGGGATGAAGGTGACACTCTACCCTCGGAGATTGCACGTTGGTGGCCCTTGTGAATTCGTTCCGTGCCCTATTGACGGTCCGTCAGCTCCGTtcaggagagaaagaaaattcagGCCGCGGTTTTCACGGGCCCTGAGGAGGGTTGCGGCGAACCTCATCGGGTTTCGGGGCTGCCTCCCGTGAGTGTAAGCTGGCAGCAGCGTCTTGTTCAGCTAGTCTTGCTAGATCTGTTGTTGATTCGTTGCCGCGTTGTGAAGGAGTCGAGGAATGCCCTTTCTTAGAATTGGAACTATTCCGTCGGCTGTCTAGGCTCTTGGTCAACGTTTTGGCAATGTTCCCACCAACTGAGGTGCGTTTCATGCGAATGCTGCCCTTGGCGTCTACGTGTGCTGGTGCAACGGTGCTCTTTCCTAGGCCCGGAGTCGCCGGGGCGCCTGGTTTTTCTTCCGTGGCGTCTAAAAGATACCAGCGGAGACCATCAGACAGCTCGAACGGGTTTTCATCATCAAGTGAGGTGCCATCGCTGACTTCGCCGATGGAACGGCGGTCAGGATTGGCACCGTTCATCGACTTCGAGAGATCGACAACGCGTTCTTCGATCTTGGTGATTCGGGCAAGCAGCCAGTCCCGGGTTTGGAGTTTGTGTGCATCTTGTTCGCGTAGAAAATAGTGCGGTGCGCCAACGTTGAATGCAGCCCATGACCGGATGGCTTGGTTGCGGGTGGGCAAGAATAGTGCAAGATCCCCTTCCTTGAAGGACCGATAGGCGATTTTATCATGGGCTTCGCTTTGAACCCGATGGTACTTGTCTCGGTATCCACGGGCTTCTTTCTGCCACTTGCGAGCAAGAACTTCAATATCCTTCACACGCTTGACAACCGCGTCGCCGAAGATGTCCACATCGAATTGATATAAGGATTCCACAAAAGCCATGAACTtgtctgtttcttcttccttgctaTCGGCATGCATCCAATCGAGGAGGCTTGCATCCGGTCGCACTGACACCACTCCCGACTGGCTAAGACTGTCACCGGTGCTAGAGAGTGCATTGACCTTGGATGACCTCTGGACAACTATGTCACCCTCTTGACGAACGATAGTAAATCCTAGTTGTTCCAGCATGTgctccagcttctccacTTGTGCGAAAAGCTGCTTTGATAACTCCTGGAACCTGACTCCGCACGTCTCGAACCGTACAGTAGCTTGCTGCTCCGCCTCGGACATTGcttcaaccttcttcttccaggtaGTAACTTCTTCCTCAGATTGACGAGCCAATGTCTCAACCTCAGCTAGCCTCTGGGCCAGATTGGTTAACTTCCGTTCTTCTTCGGTAACACGCTCTCGCAGAGCATCGGATCCGGTCTCGCCTGCAGCAAACTGGGACTGTAAAGCGATGAGTTTTGATCGCTCATCCTCCAACTCTGAGGTCACAATGCTCAGCTTTGATTTTCCTTCAGCCACTTCGTTGTGAGCTCGGGAAAGTTCTGTCTCTCGTGAGGCCACAGTCTTTCTCAAATCCTCCATTTCAGACTCTATCTGACTCAGACGTTCTTCGAGCACCTTGCTTTCCGCTGAGGCTTTTGCAGCACTTTCCTCCGCATTCTTGGCATGAATTGTGAGCCCCTCGGAGAGAACCTCAATTGCTTTGATGATATTCGGGAATTCGGTGGGAACAGAGCCACCGGGCGACAGGTTAAGAAAAGCAACCTGCAAAGCGTGTTTGTTAtcgttttctttcctttcattcTCGGCCACCTGGTTTTCCAGCTCTTCAATACGGGCCCGGAGGGTTTCTCCTGCGCCCTTCTCCAATTGCAACTGTCCAATCGTTTCATTTGCTTtcctcatttcttcttcagctcggGCATGGACATCTTGTAATTCCATTTCGAGATGATGTATGCGCTCATCAGCGTCCTGTTTCTCGTGTTCGCGACTGTCGAGATTTCTGtccacctcttcttctaGCTCCTCAGTCCGGATCCGAAGCCTCTTTAATTCACCCTCCAGAAATCTGCGCTCGTCATCGAACTCACGTTG
It contains:
- the atg11 gene encoding autophagy protein ATG11 (COG:U;~EggNog:ENOG410PJTE;~InterPro:IPR040040,IPR019460;~PFAM:PF10377;~go_process: GO:0000045 - autophagosome assembly [Evidence IEA];~go_process: GO:0000422 - autophagy of mitochondrion [Evidence IEA]), producing the protein MSLHIYIAHTGEHFVTDTASFASPDAVRSWVAPKTSIPPQRQILMTARGKNVKTLATESEIFVYDRKYVSDPNSVQISELPPPHPLHVDNPPDTLTNQNDLQAWRNLYLARRTWAANLTERCESAEKQIHEHNERTDIINRAASVALENLKTHVGTLEHKFQEAQSFANELLSQQQAALNGWKRALSTLDSIPARKDFPFLGRPSTPTKGRGQAMGTLQDYVDTAEVQRAGSEAPEILARFAHQVSTIEKNVSEIATDTQRLIDEAFPTSAEPVDGLLQEMETISNKIQSDYEHVLALPNNSKTLANVSRLALSHTKDLLPSLLDVSNEIQAGQEEAVRRYNAAVKASSSHMRLISSIEYRLAETLPQINSLPLQSEAFDVIYTVFHMPMIYGSVLIEAVRRREFNDKMKNDSLTLAEEMSVFREEEQRRRKKWLKNMADFISISDATTPGIEVNLRGQEQEWPTVSRKEVESYIEDLKNKPDMENHAQELMQRFKELDAPTRMQRRRAKAFKQGSLFDLSRSSLLLRSDDMVRSLKDEKVKLEDRLKGSESRIRKLEDLLHRQSHMSRPSSGNFSLDFPSSPASPHPDSLSRRSSVSSRRMSANQAPEEKALVQRITRLEAELAAERDTVQRLQKEAHAERQSNTDKIQEAQSTKKDLIGNLEARQREFDDERRFLEGELKRLRIRTEELEEEVDRNLDSREHEKQDADERIHHLEMELQDVHARAEEEMRKANETIGQLQLEKGAGETLRARIEELENQVAENERKENDNKHALQVAFLNLSPGGSVPTEFPNIIKAIEVLSEGLTIHAKNAEESAAKASAESKVLEERLSQIESEMEDLRKTVASRETELSRAHNEVAEGKSKLSIVTSELEDERSKLIALQSQFAAGETGSDALRERVTEEERKLTNLAQRLAEVETLARQSEEEVTTWKKKVEAMSEAEQQATVRFETCGVRFQELSKQLFAQVEKLEHMLEQLGFTIVRQEGDIVVQRSSKVNALSSTGDSLSQSGVVSVRPDASLLDWMHADSKEEETDKFMAFVESLYQFDVDIFGDAVVKRVKDIEVLARKWQKEARGYRDKYHRVQSEAHDKIAYRSFKEGDLALFLPTRNQAIRSWAAFNVGAPHYFLREQDAHKLQTRDWLLARITKIEERVVDLSKSMNGANPDRRSIGEVSDGTSLDDENPFELSDGLRWYLLDATEEKPGAPATPGLGKSTVAPAHVDAKGSIRMKRTSVGGNIAKTLTKSLDSRRNSSNSKKGHSSTPSQRGNESTTDLARLAEQDAAASLHSREAAPKPDEGTERIHKGHQRAISEGRVSPSSPRVDNLDASSMHSARRSTPRYRPWERLWSVDYLLESGGSGR